The following DNA comes from Kitasatospora sp. NBC_01287.
AGGTGCCGATCCGGCGCAGCGCGCGCAGGAAGGTCTCGCTCGTCAGGTCCTCGGCCGTGGCCCGGCTGCCGACCCGGTAGTAGATGTAGCGGTAGACCGTGTCGGAGTAGTGGTCGTAGAGGCGGCCGAAGGCCTCGCTCTCGCCGGCCTGGGCCCGCTCGACCAGCTCCATGATCGGGTTCGGCTCGGCCTCGGTGCCCTGGTGCGGCAGCGTCCCGGTGCGGCCGCGGGTGCCGCCGGCGCCCCGGGTGCGGGTGCCGGTGCCGCCCGCGGCGGTGGAGCGCAGCGCCAGGCCGGGCCCGAAGGCCGGGGCGGGCACGAACGCACCGCCGACCGGGACCGGTTCGGCCCCGGCGAGCCTGGGCAGCGGCGCCAGCAACTGGGCGCGCAGCAGGGTGCGCAGCAGGCGCAGGTTGCGCTCGGCCCCGCGGGGCAGCGCACGGTCGTGGGCGGGTGGCGACGGGCGGGAGGGAGCAGGCGCGTCGTTCCGGACGGGTGGGTACACGGGACTCCCAGAGGCAGAACTGTGGACGGATCACCTCCGCCTG
Coding sequences within:
- a CDS encoding ECF subfamily RNA polymerase sigma factor, BldN family, coding for MLAPLPRLAGAEPVPVGGAFVPAPAFGPGLALRSTAAGGTGTRTRGAGGTRGRTGTLPHQGTEAEPNPIMELVERAQAGESEAFGRLYDHYSDTVYRYIYYRVGSRATAEDLTSETFLRALRRIGTFTWQGRDFGAWLVTIARNLVADHFKSSRFRLEVTTGEMLDSNECERSPEDSVLESLSNAALLDAVRRLNPQQQECVTLRFLQGLSVAETARIMGKNEGAIKTLQYRAVRTLARLLPPDAR